From the Sphingobium sp. RAC03 genome, the window TGGATTGCTCAACAAATCGTCACATGTCGCAGCTTTCATCCAACAGCCGCTCATTCTGGAAATTGTCGAGACGATGCTCGGCGCCTGGTGCGACACTATCCAGCTCAACCTCACCCAAGCTATCGAAATTCGGCCCGGCGCCGAGCGGCAGGTTCCGCACCGCGACCAGGATATGTGGCGTGCCAGCGCGATGCTGCCACCAGACCATGAGGCTGAATTCCTCGTCAATGTGATGTGGCCGTTCACGCCCTACACGCCCGACAATGGATCGACGATCCTGTGGCCCGGCAGCCATCGCCGGCGCGCTGAAGATCTTATCGATCCATCCGAGGCGGTCTCGCTCGCAATCTCTCCCGGTAGCGCCCTCCTCTTTCTGGGTTCAACCCTGCATTCGGGCGGTGCCAACCGCACGATGGCGGCGCGAAGGGGCATGATCGTGAGCTACTCGCTCGGCTGGCTCAAACCCTATGAGATCCAGACGCTGGTCTATCCGCCGGAGACGGCGCGGCACTTCTCACCGGCACTGGCGCGGCTGGTCGGCTATCAGGTTCATCGCCCGAACCTGGGCAATGTCGATGGTCGGTGTCCATCGCATCTCCTCGACGGCAAGCGGCAGCTTGGCGCGGTCGATGCTCTGGCTGATACCCAGATCGAGCTCATACAGGCCTTTCGAGAACAGCAGGTCGAGCCACGATAGCTTGAATGGCTGCCAACTTCCTATCGACGCCCTCCGGTTTATTGGGCATTGACGCGATCGTTCAAAGACGGGAGCGCATATGAACACGACAGAATTGGTAGACGCGGTAGCAACCCAGCAGGGCATCGCCAAGTCGGACGCCAAGAAGATACTCGACGGTCTTATCGCGGCGATCATGGAGTCTGCGGCCAAGGACGAGGAGATTTCCTTGAACGGGTTCGGCAAGTTCAAGATCAAGGACAGCCCGGCGCGAGACGGGCGCAATCCGGCGACCGGCGAAACCATCAGCATTGCCGCGTCGCGCAAGTTGACCTTTACGCCCGCCAAGGCGGTCAAGGACAAGCTCAACGGATAGCGATCCCTGATCCCGGCGGGTGTCCTCGCCGGGATCGCTCGCCGGGATCGCCATTGCCGGCATTGCTTCAAAACGCGTGGCGGCGCCGCGACGGCACAGCTTGACAGTCTCCGTCACACGTGCAGATTGACTTGGCGGGGCGGGATTGCCGACGGCCTCCCCGTAGATTTTCTCGTCAGGCATCATGCACGCCCGTCCGTAGTGGCCGGGTGGCCGTTCCGGATGAAAGCCTCAAGCTGGGGCAAACGGCGGCACAGCAGTGGAAAGAATGTCCGGTCTTCCGGATGATCTCAGTCGGCCTGTTGCGTTGCATTCATGCTTCATCATTTTATGCCGCCTGTTGGCGGCCGGACGCCGATCGCGGAAGTGATCAAACCATGAGCGGCTCATCCAACGAGGATCGCGCCCTCGAAAATACCGTGGGCCAGGCTCTCGTCGAGCGCATATTCCGCGGCGAATCCGCGAGCATGCTGCGATACTTCCGCCGCAAGGGCCGCTGCGACGCGGACGCGCAAGACCTTGTACAGGAGGCGTTTCTCAGTCTCGCCGGGGCAAGGGTGAGCGGCGATCCGTTACCCTATTTGCGGCGCATCGCGCGTAACATACTTATCAGCGCGGCGCGGCGCGAGCATCGCTGGAGCAAGGTGCTGAGCGCGGTGCCATTCGATGATCAATGCGCTGGATCTACTCCTCCCCAACAGCATCTGGCGATCGAGGCTAGAGACGTGAAGCGAAAGATACAGCATGCCATCGACCGCTTGCCGGAGAAAACCAGGACCATCTATCTCCTGCATCGCAGGGAAGGCTTCACTTATGTCGAGATAGCCAACCAGATGGGACTAAGCGTCAAGTCGATTGAGTATCACATCTCATCGGCTCTCAAATTCCTGGTGAGAGAGTTGGATCAGAAATGAGCGACGGGCAATCCCCCGCAGATGGGACGGGCAACCAGTTCTACGATGAAGCAGCCGACTGGTTCACCAAGATGCGTGGCCCCAATGCCGATACGCATCAAGCTGAATTCGACGCCTGGCTCAAGCGCGGCGCGCTGCACCGCGCAGCCTATAATCGGATTGCAGAAATCTTCCTGGATTCCGATGGCGACGCGCCGCCGATACCAGAGACGCTGCGCAGGCGTCGTTTGCAGCCGGTGCCTGCCATTTTTGCTGCGATACTCGTGGCGCTTGGCGCACTGTCGCTTTCGCTCTGGCTTGCATTCTCCCAAGGGCACGACGAGCGGACCACCAACGACATTGGGAAAAATCTCTCCGCTGCACCAAGGCTTGTCACCTATGCGACAGCCGTCGGCGAAGTCCGCAGGTTCAGGCTGGGCGATGGGTCGCTGATTACGCTCGATACGGACAGCCTGCTCGCTACCGACTTTTCGCAAAGTGAGCGTCGGCTTCGTCTCTTGCGCGGTCGCGCCCGCTTTGACGTCGCCCACGAAGCCCGTCCATTCCGCGTAGCGGCAGGGACTGGCATGATCACGGCGCACGGAACGATCTTTGACGTCATGCTGCAGGATGGCAAAATGGTGTCAGTTCAATTGTTGCGTGGGGCGATCGACGTGGCGATGGCAGGGAGAGCAGAACAAAAATCGCAATCATCCGCCATCCAACATCTCAAGCCTGGGCAAGCAACGTCTTTCAAGGACCGCTTCACACTTGCCGAACCCACTGATCAGGAACCCGATACGCAATGGCCGCAGGGACGAGCAGAGTTTCAGGACGTGGCGATGGAGGAAGTCGTGGAAACGGCCAATCGCTACTTCATCGTTCCAATCGAACTGGAGGGAGACGGCATCGGCAAGCTGAGGGTCACCGGCATATTCTCGATGAAGGACGGTCGGGCGCTTGCGCAGAAACTAGCCCATCTTCTCGATCTTGATGTGCGCGTCGAACCACAACGCATCGTCGTGCGGATGCCTGCGCGCGCGAGCCGAAAATAAATATGTCTCCGCCTTTAGGGGTTCCCGCGCTTCAGGCGTGATTGCCTCCCAAGACCGCCGATCAAAGTTGCGGGTCTTAAAAGGGGGCATCTCACATGACGATCCGATACGCACTTTCCTGCGGGCTGCTATGCACGGTCTCGCTGCTGGCGACGACCGCCCCGCAGCCCGCGTCGGCGCAGGACAGCGTAACCTACGACTTCCATATTCCTGCACAGTCCATGGATGCGACACTCCGCAGTATTGCGCGTATATCCGGCATAGAGATTCTTTACAGGCCGGGCGACCTCAGCACGCTTATAGCGCCAGCCATCACCGGCCAGATGAGAGCTGCCGATGCCCTCGACAAGGCTATTGGTGGATCACCCCTCAGGATCGAACGAAGCGACGGCAGTCTCTACATCCGCCGGAATTCCTCCAGTGGAGGAGAAGAAAAGGAAGGAGACGGACCGGGCAACGCCATCGTCGTTACCGGCTCACGGATCTCCGGTGCCCCGATCACATCGACAGTGATCACGCTCACGGCCGACGAGATGCGGGACGCCGGCCAGTATCGGCTGGGTGATGTGATGCGCGCCCTTCCACAGAATTTCGGGGGAGGACAAAATCCGACCGTTGTCGATGGCAGCAACCGGGCAAGCGACCAGAATGTCAATTCCAGCACGGGTGTAAACCTTCGCGGTATGGGCGCGGACGCTACGCTGACGCTGCTGAATGGCAAGCGTCTCGCCTATGATTCCACTGTTCAGTCGATCGATATCTCCGCGATCCCCATGGGTGCGGTCGAGCGGGTTGAAATTCTGACGGACGGCGCTTCGGCGGTCTACGGCTCCGACGCCGTCGCTGGCGTTGTCAATATTCTCCTCAAGCCTAGTTTCGAGGGTCTTGAAACTTCGGTCCGGCTAGGCGGCACCAGTGATGGCGGCAATTTTCAGCAGCAATATATGGCCGTCGGCGGCCAAAAATGGCGCGATGGCGGGTTTCTCATCGCGGCGGAATATGATCGCAACAGCGCTGTGCTGGGACGACAGCGTCCGGTCACCAACCCCAGTCCGGGAAGTTCGACGCTTTTTCCAGAGCAAAGGCATGTCGGTGTGCTTGTGAGCGCCAACCAGGCGGTTACGGACAGCATCAAGATCGACCTCGACGCAATGTTCAACAAGCGCAGGTCATTTTTCGGCTCAGCCCTGTCGTCCGACGGAGACTATAGCTATTTTGGCATTGCCAATGGCAGCGATCTGAAATCCTTTTCGATCGCGCCCCGGGTCAGCTGGGCGGTTGCGGGCGACTGGGTGCTGTCCGCACTCGGTGTCTACGGGGAAGACAATACAGGGAATGTCTCAGCCTATTCCGAGATGGGCGAACTGATCGATACCGCCTATTCGCGCTTCGACAACAATCTCGTTCAAGCTGAACTCAGCGCGACCGGGACCATCCTGTCCCTTCCAGGCGGACCGCTTAAAATGGCCTTGGGCGGCGGGTATCGCCGCAATGCCATGACATCTACCCTCAGGGTCGTCGATGGTTCGACGTCGCGGATCACCAATGCCTATGAGCGCGCGCGCAGTTCCACCTACCTTTACGCGGAAACAACCTTGCCCATCATCGGCGCCGACAACCCCGTGGCCGGCATCCATCGCCTCGCCGCGACGGCAGCGCTGCGCTATGAACGTTATGCAGATATCGACACGATCGCGACGCCCAAGCTTGGCCTGGTCTACGAGCCTGTGGCTGGCATGGCGTTCAAGGCGAGTTGGGGCAAGTCGTTCAAGGCCCCCACGTTCCGGCAGCAATTTCTCTACCAACGGGCGACCCTGAACCTGCCAGGCTATTACGGCGCTACCGACCTTCCCGCTGGAGCGACGGTCCTCACATTGAGCGGCGGAAACCCCGATCTTAAGCCCGAACGGGCTGAGACCTGGTCGCTTGGTGTTGCGTTAGATCCTGCCTTTCTGCCCGCTCTGCATGTCGAAGCGAGTTATTTCCACACAGATTATCGTGACCGTGTCGTCGTCCCCCTCGCCAGTCGCGCCGGCGCTCTCACCAACCCCATCTATGCGAGCTATCTGATCACCAACCCGACGGTCGACCAGGTCAACGCCGCCATCGCGTCGGCCGATATTGCGCTTCAGAACAGCGCTGGCTTCGCGTTCGATCCAGCAAGTGTCCGGGTCATTCTCGACAACCGTAATCAAAATGCCACCCGGCAGTTGATCAAGGGCGTTGACCTGTCGCTCGCTTATCGGATCCAAACCTCAAAGCTAGGCACGATCGAGCTGTCTGGCCTCGTCACCTATCTTGAGAGCGACCAGCAGCTCCTGCCTGGGCAGAGTGCGGTCCAGTTGGCGGGCGCGATTTTCAACCCGCCCCATTGGCGCGGGCGGGGTGGCGCCGTCTGGCACCTGCCCGGGCTGAGTATGGCGGCCTATGCCAACCGGATCGGTGGCGTCGACGATGCGCGCTATACGGATTTCGAGCGGATCGAGGGGATGACGACGGTCGACCTCAACATTCGCGTAGAGCCGCAGGCCCCGGCGCTCGACGGACTGTCCTTGGCAGTGGGGGTCCAGAACCTCTTCAATGTCAAACCGGACCGCATTCGCCCGGCGGCAAATTATATGGTCCCTTATGACTCCACCAACTATTCCGCCTTGGGCCGCAGCTTTGGCATCACTCTGGAGAAGCGCTGGTGATCGGGACCGCGCTTGCACTTCTGCTGGCTGGGGCTGCGCTTGAACTGGCACCGGCCTGCTCTGCATTTACCACTCCGGAAAGCGCAGAGCTAAAAAGGACCAGACGGATTACGGCCGAGGATCTCGCGCGCATTGCCGACATCGGTAATGGTGGAGCCAACCAGGATTCGCCAGGCATCAGCGTGTCGCCGGATGGAAAACTCGTGGCCTTTCAGGTCAGACAAGCGAACCCGGCATCCAATGGCTACTGCCTGTCGATGTGGGTAGCCCCCATATCGGGGGCCAGTCCGGCAATCATGGTCGACCAGGGTGGCGAACTCATCCGCCAGACGACAAGATTCTGGGGCGGTCCGGTTTATCCCACCGGCGACCCGGACGTGGTTAAACCTGCATGGTCCCCTGACGGCCATACACTCGCATTTCTCAAGCGCGTCGATGGTCACACGCAAGTTTGGCTTGCTAATGCCCATGGAGGCGGCGCGTACGCGGCAACGCAGGAAAGGGACGACGTTACCGCGTTCAGCTGGGAATCGGGCGGCGGGGCTTTGCGCGTTACGACCCATCCTGTTCGAGCGTTGGAAGCCGCCCGGGACGTTGAAGGGCGTGCGGGATATCGGCTTGATGCACGCTTCGTTCCGGTGTCGAGCGCCCTACCCTATTTGATGAGTCCGCTGGCCGACAATGTCACGCGCATCAGCGTCGCAAGCGGCCACCGAGCGCCCCCACAAGCGGACCGTCCGTTAGCCGATCCGGCCGAGCGCCAAAGCGAGCGCCAAAGATGGTTTGCGCTTGGCAGCGTTCACGCGCTTTCCGAAGGGACGAAAGCCGATCTCGCCTCGCTGGCCAGTTTCGGCATGAACTGTTCCGATGCTCAATGTCATGGGCCCTTCCTTGCAGCATGGACCGATAGCCGCAAACAGCATGTCGCCTTTCTTCGTCGGGAGGGCGTCGGTAATGGCACCATGGCGCTCTACCTGTGGAAGATAGGATCACGTCATGTCCGTTCCCGGTACCGGACGACAGGATTGCTGCTGGGCTGCGAGCCATCCGGGGGAGCGTTGGTTTGTGCTCAGGAGACCGCCACGCAGCCGCGCCGCATTATCCGACTGGACCCCGCGACGGGCAAAATATCAGTGATCTTCGATCCCAATCCCCAGTTCAGGGCATTTGATCTCGGCTCCGTCCGGCGTCTTTCGTGGAGCAACGATCGAGGCCTGTTCGCCTATGGCGATCTGGTGTTGCCGCCGGACCACAAGCCGGGCCAGCGCCATCCCCTGATCGTCGTCACCTATCGAAGCCGGGGCTTTCTGCGTGGCGGCACAGGAGACGAATATCCCATCTTTCCTCTGGCGGCCCGCGGCTATGCCGTGCTGAGTTTCGACGCGCCGCCCGATCTGGCGTCTCTTACAACGACAAGCTCGCAGGCCGACTATAGCCGAATGAACAACAAGGATTGGGCGAACAGGTCGAGCATCCAGTCGTCCCTTGCGCAAGGCTTGCGAGTCGTCGATGCCTTGGGGGCCACGGATCCATCGCGCCGCGGTATCACGGGGCTGAGCGATGGGGCGACAACAGCTTGGTTCGCTCTCATCAACAGTGAACTGTTCCAGGCGGCCGCCATGAGCACTTGCTGCATGGAGCCCGAGGGGGCCATGGCTTTGCTGGGCGAAGCGGGTGCACGTCATTTTGAACAGTCCGGATTTCCGCGTTCGGCGTCTGAACAGGCCGATTATGCGCCGAAAGGATCGGTGGCGTTCAACGCGGCGCGTTTGTCGGTCCCGACGCTGCTCAACCTTGCCGATGCGGAGTTTCGGCATGCGCTCGTGTCCATCAAGGCCCTGCGTGCCTATGGACAACCCGTCGAGGCCTTTGTGTTTCCTGATGAGGAACATGTGAAATGGCAGCCTGCGCACCGCCTCGCTATATATGAGCGTAACATTGCCTGGTTCGACTATTGGCTGCGTGGAATAGCACCGTTGGACATGGTCATTGCCGATCGCTGGAATGGGCTGCGGTCCCAGGTCAGAGCACATGCAAAGCCCATGGCGCCCTGAAGCGATTGCGTCATCCGGGCTAACGCCTTCCCAATGCCGGTACCGTTTTTTCTCATCATAAAACGCAGGTGCCGGTCGGCGCCCTCTACTCTCCCAGGCGAGGATTATCACGCATGTGAGATGCGAGATAATCCTTGCCTTTGAGATCGGATGATGGAATTATCGCGCATCTGAGGTGCGGGATAATTCCATGGCAATCCATTTGGTCGGCGAGACGATAGATGCCAAACGCGCGCATCACCGTGCGCGCGCGGGCGAGCTAATCCAGCTCGTGCGAGGCATCTATATCGACCATGACGTTGATGCTGACGCCGTTATCCTTGGTCATGCGGTCCGCATCGCGCGCTATCTCTATCCTAAGGCCTATCTCTCGTCGGCGAGCGCCGCGCTCCTTGCCCCCACGCCAGACGGACGGCTTTTCATCAGCGGTCGACGCAACCAGCGGACCCGCTTGCGTGGCCTGGAGATCGTCCAGAACGAGGCGCCACCGCATCCATCCACCGCTGCGGCGGTGGTTGGCGATGACCTGGGCGAAATGCGGATCGATGTTTCCTCACTGCGGCAGCGTTTCCTGGAAGCCTTCCGCCTGCGCAGCGAGCATGGCAGCGCGATCGCGGCAGTGATGCGCGTGCAAATGGCCGCGCGTCTGGTCGAGGAGCATGGCACACCTAAGGAGGCCGCCGACGCGGTCTGGGCGCTGGCGCGTGAAAATGGCTGGTATCGCGAAGGCGAAAGCGCCGAGCGTTTCCTTCTTACACGGCCAGGAACGGCCAAGGCGCCCACCAATAAGGCGGCGCTCGATCTGC encodes:
- a CDS encoding phytanoyl-CoA dioxygenase family protein; amino-acid sequence: MKQERIGHPARPHIDALNMVGYCVVDDLIPPACVRALAQDLDRDFCRTPVSQGPFYGADTVRFGGLLNKSSHVAAFIQQPLILEIVETMLGAWCDTIQLNLTQAIEIRPGAERQVPHRDQDMWRASAMLPPDHEAEFLVNVMWPFTPYTPDNGSTILWPGSHRRRAEDLIDPSEAVSLAISPGSALLFLGSTLHSGGANRTMAARRGMIVSYSLGWLKPYEIQTLVYPPETARHFSPALARLVGYQVHRPNLGNVDGRCPSHLLDGKRQLGAVDALADTQIELIQAFREQQVEPR
- a CDS encoding HU family DNA-binding protein, which produces MNTTELVDAVATQQGIAKSDAKKILDGLIAAIMESAAKDEEISLNGFGKFKIKDSPARDGRNPATGETISIAASRKLTFTPAKAVKDKLNG
- a CDS encoding RNA polymerase sigma factor translates to MAVPDESLKLGQTAAQQWKECPVFRMISVGLLRCIHASSFYAACWRPDADRGSDQTMSGSSNEDRALENTVGQALVERIFRGESASMLRYFRRKGRCDADAQDLVQEAFLSLAGARVSGDPLPYLRRIARNILISAARREHRWSKVLSAVPFDDQCAGSTPPQQHLAIEARDVKRKIQHAIDRLPEKTRTIYLLHRREGFTYVEIANQMGLSVKSIEYHISSALKFLVRELDQK
- a CDS encoding FecR family protein, whose translation is MSDGQSPADGTGNQFYDEAADWFTKMRGPNADTHQAEFDAWLKRGALHRAAYNRIAEIFLDSDGDAPPIPETLRRRRLQPVPAIFAAILVALGALSLSLWLAFSQGHDERTTNDIGKNLSAAPRLVTYATAVGEVRRFRLGDGSLITLDTDSLLATDFSQSERRLRLLRGRARFDVAHEARPFRVAAGTGMITAHGTIFDVMLQDGKMVSVQLLRGAIDVAMAGRAEQKSQSSAIQHLKPGQATSFKDRFTLAEPTDQEPDTQWPQGRAEFQDVAMEEVVETANRYFIVPIELEGDGIGKLRVTGIFSMKDGRALAQKLAHLLDLDVRVEPQRIVVRMPARASRK
- a CDS encoding TonB-dependent receptor plug domain-containing protein gives rise to the protein MTIRYALSCGLLCTVSLLATTAPQPASAQDSVTYDFHIPAQSMDATLRSIARISGIEILYRPGDLSTLIAPAITGQMRAADALDKAIGGSPLRIERSDGSLYIRRNSSSGGEEKEGDGPGNAIVVTGSRISGAPITSTVITLTADEMRDAGQYRLGDVMRALPQNFGGGQNPTVVDGSNRASDQNVNSSTGVNLRGMGADATLTLLNGKRLAYDSTVQSIDISAIPMGAVERVEILTDGASAVYGSDAVAGVVNILLKPSFEGLETSVRLGGTSDGGNFQQQYMAVGGQKWRDGGFLIAAEYDRNSAVLGRQRPVTNPSPGSSTLFPEQRHVGVLVSANQAVTDSIKIDLDAMFNKRRSFFGSALSSDGDYSYFGIANGSDLKSFSIAPRVSWAVAGDWVLSALGVYGEDNTGNVSAYSEMGELIDTAYSRFDNNLVQAELSATGTILSLPGGPLKMALGGGYRRNAMTSTLRVVDGSTSRITNAYERARSSTYLYAETTLPIIGADNPVAGIHRLAATAALRYERYADIDTIATPKLGLVYEPVAGMAFKASWGKSFKAPTFRQQFLYQRATLNLPGYYGATDLPAGATVLTLSGGNPDLKPERAETWSLGVALDPAFLPALHVEASYFHTDYRDRVVVPLASRAGALTNPIYASYLITNPTVDQVNAAIASADIALQNSAGFAFDPASVRVILDNRNQNATRQLIKGVDLSLAYRIQTSKLGTIELSGLVTYLESDQQLLPGQSAVQLAGAIFNPPHWRGRGGAVWHLPGLSMAAYANRIGGVDDARYTDFERIEGMTTVDLNIRVEPQAPALDGLSLAVGVQNLFNVKPDRIRPAANYMVPYDSTNYSALGRSFGITLEKRW
- a CDS encoding Atxe2 family lasso peptide isopeptidase; translated protein: MIGTALALLLAGAALELAPACSAFTTPESAELKRTRRITAEDLARIADIGNGGANQDSPGISVSPDGKLVAFQVRQANPASNGYCLSMWVAPISGASPAIMVDQGGELIRQTTRFWGGPVYPTGDPDVVKPAWSPDGHTLAFLKRVDGHTQVWLANAHGGGAYAATQERDDVTAFSWESGGGALRVTTHPVRALEAARDVEGRAGYRLDARFVPVSSALPYLMSPLADNVTRISVASGHRAPPQADRPLADPAERQSERQRWFALGSVHALSEGTKADLASLASFGMNCSDAQCHGPFLAAWTDSRKQHVAFLRREGVGNGTMALYLWKIGSRHVRSRYRTTGLLLGCEPSGGALVCAQETATQPRRIIRLDPATGKISVIFDPNPQFRAFDLGSVRRLSWSNDRGLFAYGDLVLPPDHKPGQRHPLIVVTYRSRGFLRGGTGDEYPIFPLAARGYAVLSFDAPPDLASLTTTSSQADYSRMNNKDWANRSSIQSSLAQGLRVVDALGATDPSRRGITGLSDGATTAWFALINSELFQAAAMSTCCMEPEGAMALLGEAGARHFEQSGFPRSASEQADYAPKGSVAFNAARLSVPTLLNLADAEFRHALVSIKALRAYGQPVEAFVFPDEEHVKWQPAHRLAIYERNIAWFDYWLRGIAPLDMVIADRWNGLRSQVRAHAKPMAP